One genomic segment of Paenibacillus sp. FSL H8-0332 includes these proteins:
- a CDS encoding YtxH domain-containing protein has product MMKKDNKGLLWGVLAGSIVGSVTALLFAPKPGKELRKDIAEGTTEAVDKVQVIAGQAGEKTTEIYGKAKEAVVTVVSEVKEWSKSVKDAVEEADVATISGIAEQAVEVTDAVEAVRDEVAAYEAAEEAAVVEAEIEAVTGTDAAVAEAIEDGKTAGKLS; this is encoded by the coding sequence ATGATGAAAAAAGATAACAAAGGCTTGCTCTGGGGCGTACTTGCCGGAAGTATTGTAGGATCGGTGACAGCGCTGCTGTTCGCCCCTAAGCCGGGTAAGGAGCTGCGCAAGGATATTGCCGAAGGTACAACGGAAGCGGTGGATAAGGTTCAGGTGATTGCCGGCCAGGCTGGCGAGAAGACTACAGAGATCTACGGTAAGGCCAAAGAAGCAGTAGTCACAGTGGTAAGCGAAGTCAAGGAATGGAGCAAATCCGTCAAGGATGCGGTGGAAGAAGCAGATGTGGCTACCATAAGTGGCATTGCGGAGCAGGCTGTGGAAGTTACCGATGCAGTGGAAGCCGTACGCGATGAGGTGGCTGCATATGAGGCTGCTGAGGAAGCGGCAGTGGTGGAGGCTGAAATCGAAGCTGTGACTGGTACAGATGCTGCTGTAGCTGAAGCTATCGAGGACGGCAAGACGGCAGGGAAGCTGTCCTAA
- the racE gene encoding glutamate racemase, which produces MQQAIAILDSGVGGLTVVKEVMRQLPREKIIYFGDTARAPYGPRSTEEVKLFTEQIVDYLIQFNPKMIVIACNTATAAALDYISSKVAIPVIGVIHPGARAAISASKSGQVGVIGTVGTITSGAYTAALKQLSPFVQVVSQACPALVPYVEQGLFRSEESHLAVAESLNGIKYEPIDTLILGCTHYPFLMEPISKVMGPGVKLISSADETAREISTILYDKGQLARGDESPIHQFFCSGDAEIFQRIARDWLGEQISRTPVVWQVSSM; this is translated from the coding sequence GTGCAGCAAGCCATAGCTATATTAGACTCAGGAGTGGGAGGATTGACCGTTGTCAAGGAAGTGATGCGACAGCTCCCGAGGGAGAAAATCATCTATTTCGGCGATACGGCGAGAGCCCCGTACGGACCCCGTTCAACTGAGGAAGTGAAACTGTTCACCGAACAAATCGTGGACTATTTAATTCAATTCAATCCTAAAATGATCGTCATTGCTTGCAACACGGCAACTGCGGCAGCTCTTGATTATATCTCCAGCAAGGTAGCCATTCCTGTGATCGGTGTGATTCACCCCGGTGCCCGCGCTGCTATCAGCGCGTCCAAGAGCGGTCAGGTCGGTGTGATCGGTACCGTCGGTACGATTACAAGCGGTGCCTATACGGCGGCGCTGAAGCAGCTGTCCCCTTTTGTACAGGTGGTCAGCCAGGCCTGTCCGGCACTGGTTCCCTATGTGGAGCAGGGCTTGTTCCGCTCGGAGGAGAGTCACCTCGCCGTGGCAGAGTCGCTGAACGGTATCAAATACGAGCCGATCGACACGCTGATTCTGGGCTGCACGCATTATCCGTTCCTGATGGAGCCAATCAGCAAGGTGATGGGACCCGGCGTCAAGCTGATCAGTTCGGCGGATGAGACGGCACGGGAGATCAGCACCATTCTCTATGATAAAGGCCAGCTGGCGCGCGGGGATGAGAGTCCGATTCACCAGTTCTTCTGCAGCGGAGATGCAGAGATCTTCCAGCGGATTGCCCGGGACTGGCTGGGCGAACAGATCAGCCGGACACCTGTCGTATGGCAAGTATCCTCTATGTAG
- a CDS encoding M14 family zinc carboxypeptidase — protein MQQYIARRGDTVSRIAARHGLTPEHVIQGNPWAGSQPYLYPGQVLQLPSAPRKRYAVQRGDDVYSIAALFGVGVEELEMLNPGVSSGRSCLPGKVLVLPAAARKAEVYLRGEYGPAELEADAAGLAERYSCVSSEIIGHSVLGKPLCLLRIGSGPRQLHVNAALHANEWLTAPCLMRFLEEYAAAFASGTDWHGHRPADWHRDWTLWAVPMANPDGVELVQEGAMKDHPFYEELMKWNCGRRSFRHWKANIRGVDLGDQFPAHWEEERDRRQVPGPAPRDYSGSAPLSEPEAAALAALAERIPGDAAVSLHSQGAEIYWNYRGYEPPESKQWAAKLAAASGYQAVELTGSDAGYKDWFIQRFRKPGFTVELGAGKNPLPAADFEDMALETGLILGAILSNVPI, from the coding sequence ATGCAGCAATATATTGCCCGCAGGGGAGATACCGTAAGCCGTATAGCCGCAAGACACGGATTGACACCGGAGCATGTCATACAGGGGAATCCATGGGCTGGAAGCCAGCCTTATCTATATCCGGGGCAGGTGCTGCAACTGCCGTCTGCACCGCGCAAGCGTTATGCCGTGCAGAGGGGGGACGATGTATACAGCATTGCGGCCTTGTTCGGTGTGGGCGTAGAGGAGCTGGAGATGCTGAATCCCGGTGTAAGCTCGGGGCGCAGCTGCCTGCCGGGCAAGGTGCTGGTGCTTCCGGCCGCAGCCCGCAAGGCAGAGGTTTATCTGCGCGGGGAATACGGGCCGGCAGAGCTGGAGGCGGATGCTGCCGGACTTGCAGAGCGTTATTCTTGTGTCAGCAGCGAAATTATAGGCCACAGCGTGCTGGGCAAGCCGCTCTGCCTGCTGCGGATCGGCAGCGGCCCGCGCCAGCTCCATGTGAATGCCGCGCTGCATGCCAACGAATGGCTGACCGCGCCGTGCTTGATGCGGTTCCTCGAAGAATATGCAGCCGCGTTCGCTTCAGGCACGGACTGGCACGGCCACCGGCCTGCGGACTGGCACCGGGACTGGACGCTCTGGGCCGTACCGATGGCGAACCCCGACGGTGTCGAGCTGGTGCAGGAAGGGGCGATGAAGGACCATCCCTTCTATGAGGAGCTTATGAAGTGGAACTGCGGCAGGCGCAGCTTCCGGCACTGGAAGGCCAACATCCGCGGTGTGGATCTTGGGGACCAGTTCCCCGCGCACTGGGAAGAGGAGCGCGACCGGCGGCAGGTTCCCGGCCCGGCCCCGCGAGATTACAGCGGCAGTGCGCCGCTCAGTGAGCCGGAGGCTGCGGCACTGGCGGCGCTGGCCGAGCGGATTCCGGGCGACGCCGCTGTGTCCCTGCATAGCCAAGGGGCAGAGATCTACTGGAACTACCGGGGCTATGAGCCGCCGGAGAGTAAGCAGTGGGCAGCTAAGCTTGCGGCGGCCAGCGGCTACCAGGCAGTGGAGCTGACCGGCAGCGACGCCGGCTACAAGGACTGGTTCATCCAGCGCTTCCGTAAGCCGGGATTCACGGTCGAGCTGGGTGCAGGCAAGAATCCGCTGCCTGCGGCTGATTTTGAGGATATGGCGCTGGAGACAGGACTCATCCTGGGGGCAATACTCTCCAATGTGCCAATATAA
- a CDS encoding DUF5643 domain-containing protein: MLQRMGIRQEGSTVKTDKTFLDLDKLNISANGKKMYYNTSVSSMPSDPNAVLIGLTKGAIKQQLPDSFELTVKAYVIGVKEPFIFTAPVTKIAGLLSITPGTTKKSGTFSYTVTSFKMTPLTMQLQLSYKGDFPAPVQKPGRLLYDLADEKGNVFLGVNNGGFPAKPGKEELGYRSFVTVPQSITVKPYVYKLNAKGQLFRDNTGKLAKHYFKDLEMRIYQR; encoded by the coding sequence ATGCTGCAAAGGATGGGCATCCGGCAGGAAGGCAGTACTGTGAAGACAGATAAAACTTTCCTGGATCTCGACAAGCTGAACATTTCCGCAAACGGGAAAAAAATGTATTACAATACGTCCGTTAGCAGTATGCCAAGTGACCCGAACGCCGTCTTGATCGGACTGACAAAAGGAGCCATTAAGCAGCAGCTTCCGGATTCATTCGAGCTGACGGTGAAGGCTTATGTCATCGGAGTCAAAGAGCCGTTCATCTTCACCGCCCCAGTTACCAAGATTGCCGGTCTCCTAAGCATCACTCCGGGCACTACCAAGAAGAGCGGTACATTCAGCTACACCGTCACCTCCTTCAAGATGACACCCTTAACGATGCAGCTTCAGCTAAGCTATAAAGGGGATTTCCCTGCCCCAGTCCAAAAACCGGGCAGGCTGTTGTATGACCTTGCAGATGAAAAAGGGAACGTGTTCTTAGGAGTTAACAATGGCGGATTTCCTGCGAAGCCAGGGAAGGAAGAACTGGGCTACCGCTCTTTCGTAACGGTCCCCCAATCCATAACGGTGAAACCCTATGTCTATAAATTGAATGCGAAAGGCCAGTTATTCAGAGACAACACGGGCAAGCTGGCGAAGCATTATTTCAAGGATTTGGAGATGAGGATCTATCAGCGTTGA
- a CDS encoding FAD-dependent oxidoreductase, whose translation MLKLAYRRAADGFRDKRSVCRESEGEMGQDTYTLRSKQIPLNSSYDVIVVGGGPAGCTAAAAAAREGARTLLVEATGSLGGMGTSGLVPAWCPFSDKEKMVYRGLAAKVFNTLKAQMPHVQEDAMDWVPIEPEKLKQVYDDLVTESGAHILFLTALADVDRDDQGNITTLLLLNKGGLQAFRAAVYVDCTGDGDVAAWAGAEYQMGDEETGELQPATHCFILGNVDEYAYLNGPKLHADNPHSPIHEVVRSGEYPGIPDTHLCNNMVAPRAVGFNAGHLWGVDNTNPFSVSGALVEGRKMAAAYRDMLAAVHPAAFGNAVVMSTGTLIGTRESRRITGDYVLTAEDYISRRSFSDEICRNSYFIDVHGTQKEQQSGDGSSLAITLYGPGESHGIPYRCLTPRGLRNVLVAGRSISCDRRVLGSVRVMPVCLAMGEAAGLAAALAAAQNGGNVHAVNVAHLRTRLREEGGYLPDNQAETAGERME comes from the coding sequence TTGCTAAAATTAGCGTATAGAAGAGCGGCGGACGGCTTCCGGGACAAAAGGAGCGTCTGCCGGGAAAGCGAGGGCGAGATGGGGCAAGATACGTATACGCTGAGAAGTAAACAAATCCCGCTGAATTCCTCCTACGACGTCATCGTAGTCGGAGGCGGACCGGCAGGCTGCACAGCCGCAGCCGCTGCGGCAAGAGAAGGGGCGCGGACGCTGCTGGTCGAGGCGACCGGGAGCCTGGGCGGAATGGGAACCTCCGGCCTGGTACCGGCCTGGTGCCCGTTCTCGGATAAAGAGAAGATGGTCTACCGTGGTCTCGCGGCCAAGGTGTTCAATACCTTAAAGGCGCAAATGCCGCATGTGCAGGAGGATGCCATGGACTGGGTGCCGATCGAACCGGAGAAGCTGAAGCAGGTCTATGACGATCTCGTAACGGAGTCGGGTGCACATATCCTGTTCCTGACCGCGCTTGCGGATGTGGACAGAGACGACCAAGGCAACATCACCACCCTCCTCCTCTTGAACAAAGGCGGACTGCAAGCCTTCCGCGCAGCTGTCTATGTCGATTGCACAGGGGATGGCGATGTCGCTGCCTGGGCGGGAGCCGAGTACCAGATGGGGGACGAGGAGACCGGCGAGCTTCAGCCTGCCACCCATTGCTTCATCCTCGGCAATGTAGATGAGTATGCTTATTTGAACGGGCCAAAGCTGCATGCAGATAACCCGCACAGTCCGATCCATGAGGTGGTCCGGTCCGGAGAATACCCGGGCATTCCGGATACGCATCTGTGCAACAACATGGTAGCTCCGCGTGCCGTAGGCTTCAACGCCGGGCATCTATGGGGAGTCGATAACACCAATCCCTTCTCCGTATCCGGGGCGCTGGTAGAGGGACGCAAGATGGCAGCCGCCTACCGGGACATGCTTGCCGCTGTCCACCCCGCGGCCTTCGGCAACGCGGTGGTCATGAGTACAGGCACGCTGATCGGAACGCGGGAATCCCGGCGGATTACCGGTGATTACGTCCTGACGGCGGAGGATTACATCTCACGCAGAAGCTTCAGCGATGAGATCTGCCGTAACAGCTACTTCATTGATGTACACGGCACGCAGAAGGAGCAGCAGAGCGGGGATGGATCAAGCCTGGCCATCACGCTCTACGGGCCGGGCGAATCGCACGGCATTCCGTACCGCTGCCTTACGCCGCGCGGACTCCGCAACGTTCTGGTCGCCGGGCGTTCCATCTCCTGCGACCGCAGAGTGCTGGGCAGTGTCCGGGTCATGCCGGTCTGCCTGGCGATGGGCGAAGCCGCCGGGCTGGCTGCGGCTCTGGCTGCCGCTCAGAACGGCGGCAACGTACATGCCGTTAATGTCGCTCATCTTCGCACTAGGCTGCGGGAAGAGGGCGGCTATCTGCCGGACAACCAAGCTGAAACTGCAGGGGAGAGAATGGAATGA
- a CDS encoding sugar ABC transporter permease, whose amino-acid sequence MSQSAVTRKTAKPSAGTYWTRKRREQLAGWLFIAPEVIGMLVIAVFPLLFSLFLSLTEWNLVGGLSAINFVGLDNFVELFKDNRFLLALKNNVLFTVGTVPVTMLLGVVLSALIHKKLYAKTFFKVAFFVPYICSTVAIAAVWQALYHPSKGPINQILMQIGLSEPPRWLVDTSFSLIAIMIIYVWQLLGYQIIIFLAGMTNIPEELYEAATIDGASGIGQFRRITLPLLGPTTFFLAITSTISSFKIFDMIKFLTNGGPNYSSTVIVYQIYEEGFERFKMGYASAMSWVLFLIIMLVTSITWMTQNRKVHY is encoded by the coding sequence ATGAGTCAATCTGCCGTTACCCGCAAGACCGCTAAGCCATCTGCCGGAACCTACTGGACGCGCAAAAGACGGGAGCAGCTCGCCGGATGGCTGTTCATTGCTCCAGAAGTCATCGGAATGCTCGTAATCGCGGTGTTCCCGCTCTTGTTCAGCCTGTTCCTCAGCCTGACAGAATGGAATCTGGTCGGAGGCTTGTCGGCAATCAACTTTGTCGGCCTGGATAACTTCGTCGAGCTGTTCAAGGATAACCGCTTTCTGCTGGCCCTGAAGAACAATGTGCTGTTTACAGTGGGCACAGTGCCCGTTACCATGCTGCTCGGAGTAGTGCTCTCGGCGCTGATCCATAAGAAGCTGTATGCCAAGACCTTCTTCAAAGTAGCCTTTTTCGTACCCTATATCTGCTCCACGGTAGCAATTGCCGCCGTCTGGCAGGCACTCTATCACCCGTCCAAAGGACCGATCAACCAGATTCTGATGCAGATCGGGTTATCTGAGCCGCCGCGCTGGCTGGTCGATACCAGCTTCTCGCTGATTGCCATTATGATCATCTATGTCTGGCAGCTGCTGGGCTACCAGATTATTATTTTCCTGGCAGGGATGACGAATATTCCTGAGGAGCTGTATGAGGCGGCTACCATTGACGGGGCCAGCGGGATCGGACAGTTCCGGCGGATTACGCTGCCGCTGCTGGGCCCGACCACTTTTTTCCTGGCGATTACCAGCACGATTTCCTCCTTCAAAATATTCGACATGATCAAGTTCCTGACGAACGGCGGTCCCAACTATTCGAGTACGGTTATCGTGTACCAGATTTATGAGGAAGGCTTCGAGCGCTTCAAAATGGGCTATGCCTCGGCGATGTCCTGGGTGCTGTTCCTCATCATCATGCTGGTCACCTCGATTACCTGGATGACACAGAACCGCAAAGTCCATTATTAG
- a CDS encoding carbohydrate ABC transporter permease encodes MTKRKFKTGNLIFTALFALLSVFFLMPLVWMLSAASKTEKEVWTFPIQWIPTDWNLVANFKAVWMGDVAFGLFYMNSLKIALISTLATIVISAMAGYALAKLDFKGRTVVFTLMLAFMMIPEQATLVPRYIMIKELGLYDSHAALILMGMFSSYFTFLLRQFMIGIHNDMLEAAELDGAGFFRIFWSVALPLSRPILATVGIIKFIWTWNDYQGPLIMLNSTKLYTIPLGMQFFKEEFGTQISVMMMASVAAILPLLVLFLALQKQVIDGIAIGGVKG; translated from the coding sequence ATGACAAAGAGAAAATTCAAGACCGGCAATCTGATCTTTACGGCCCTGTTCGCCCTGCTCTCGGTATTCTTCTTGATGCCGCTGGTGTGGATGCTGTCCGCCGCCTCCAAGACGGAGAAGGAGGTCTGGACCTTCCCGATTCAGTGGATTCCCACCGACTGGAATCTGGTCGCCAACTTCAAGGCGGTGTGGATGGGCGATGTGGCGTTTGGATTGTTCTATATGAACTCGCTCAAAATCGCCCTGATCTCCACCCTGGCGACCATTGTAATCTCGGCTATGGCCGGGTATGCGCTCGCCAAGCTTGATTTCAAGGGCAGAACCGTGGTCTTCACCCTGATGCTGGCCTTCATGATGATCCCGGAGCAGGCGACACTGGTTCCGCGCTATATTATGATTAAGGAGCTGGGACTCTACGACTCCCATGCAGCGCTCATCCTGATGGGGATGTTCTCCAGCTACTTCACCTTCCTGCTGCGCCAGTTCATGATCGGCATTCACAATGATATGCTGGAAGCTGCCGAGCTGGACGGTGCCGGATTCTTCAGGATCTTCTGGAGTGTAGCGCTGCCGCTGAGCCGGCCGATTCTGGCTACCGTAGGGATTATCAAGTTCATCTGGACCTGGAATGATTACCAGGGGCCGCTGATTATGCTGAATTCGACCAAGCTGTACACCATTCCGCTCGGGATGCAGTTCTTCAAGGAGGAATTCGGCACGCAAATCTCCGTCATGATGATGGCTTCTGTGGCGGCAATCCTGCCGCTGCTGGTGCTCTTCCTGGCGCTGCAAAAGCAGGTCATCGACGGAATTGCCATCGGCGGGGTTAAAGGATAA
- a CDS encoding extracellular solute-binding protein produces MKKLPLMLASMLLMLSVTACGGNGGNSSAATDAPASADPATGGSSTAQPAGKAKIKFYTFKADKPEEPIYQAVQAYNAAQDKVEVEYESLVQNSDSTDFMKKLDILVAGGEVVDVFMTGNEDELLERASRGVVEPLNSFFEQESIKPEDEYSKLLKLEDKVYGILPSSTQWLTVFNKDHLEAAGLSLPEMGWTWDDFRDYAKKLTTPEHFGTYFHTWGEYPNVIAYTEKPHPQLSADLKPIFDDPSFEYFFNLRRVMEKEDKSVEPYADVLASNYHVLQQFFAGNASMLAVPSYAVRAALNLEKFPHEFQSMYAPLPRSVDSKELGMTNISGGGLAMGAKSANKEASYDFIRWMSKEAYKFTKEIPAFKGVDGAELINGFFGENTDLIDTASLSKTLFDPNLKMPDTFSVPYGSELKAIVENGFASYILDNRSFEEIKGEMTAEVEKVVQANQK; encoded by the coding sequence TTGAAAAAACTACCGTTAATGCTAGCCAGTATGCTCCTCATGCTCTCCGTCACCGCGTGCGGCGGGAATGGAGGCAACTCATCAGCGGCAACCGATGCACCGGCCTCGGCTGATCCGGCTACCGGAGGCAGCAGCACAGCCCAGCCCGCAGGCAAAGCGAAGATCAAATTCTACACCTTCAAGGCGGATAAGCCGGAAGAGCCGATCTACCAGGCCGTGCAGGCGTATAACGCAGCTCAGGATAAAGTGGAGGTTGAATACGAATCCCTGGTTCAGAACAGCGACAGCACCGATTTCATGAAGAAGCTGGATATTCTGGTAGCCGGCGGAGAAGTGGTCGATGTGTTCATGACCGGGAATGAGGATGAACTGCTGGAGCGTGCCTCGCGCGGTGTTGTGGAACCGCTTAACTCCTTTTTTGAACAGGAGAGCATCAAGCCTGAGGATGAATATTCCAAGCTGCTGAAGCTGGAGGATAAGGTATACGGCATTCTGCCAAGCTCGACGCAGTGGCTGACCGTCTTCAATAAGGATCATCTGGAAGCCGCAGGGCTGTCCCTGCCTGAGATGGGATGGACCTGGGATGATTTCCGCGATTATGCCAAAAAGCTGACGACACCCGAACACTTCGGAACGTACTTCCACACTTGGGGAGAATATCCGAACGTTATCGCTTACACCGAGAAGCCGCATCCGCAGCTGAGTGCAGACCTGAAGCCGATTTTTGATGATCCGTCCTTCGAGTACTTCTTCAATCTCCGCCGCGTGATGGAGAAGGAAGACAAGAGTGTTGAGCCGTATGCCGATGTGCTGGCCTCGAACTATCATGTGCTGCAGCAGTTTTTTGCCGGAAATGCCAGTATGCTGGCTGTACCAAGCTATGCGGTCAGAGCGGCGCTGAATCTGGAGAAATTCCCGCATGAGTTCCAGAGCATGTACGCACCGCTGCCGCGCTCCGTGGACAGCAAAGAACTGGGCATGACGAATATCTCCGGCGGCGGGCTGGCCATGGGTGCGAAATCAGCGAACAAGGAAGCCTCGTATGACTTCATCCGCTGGATGTCCAAGGAAGCCTATAAGTTCACCAAGGAAATTCCGGCCTTCAAGGGTGTGGACGGAGCAGAGCTGATTAACGGATTTTTCGGTGAAAATACAGACCTGATCGATACCGCCTCCTTATCCAAAACACTGTTCGATCCTAACCTTAAAATGCCCGATACCTTCAGCGTGCCTTACGGCAGTGAGCTGAAAGCGATTGTGGAGAACGGCTTCGCCAGCTACATCCTGGATAACCGCAGCTTCGAGGAGATCAAGGGTGAGATGACAGCCGAGGTGGAAAAGGTAGTTCAGGCCAACCAGAAATAA
- a CDS encoding histidine kinase, translated as MKWVSRFSFHRRLQFTFLILILLPFIVVTFWSYTSVRENVSDKIARSNEETLKVIGSQIEKTVDSISFVSVYFSEAYDPAVLESLRYLKNTGNFGNYGVYTHYNKLKTTANILSVQSLDADLQIMLVNRENRILIGNQEIPVFSELPERLLQESGRLNEQEKISLQWFPYGGTPAAPDYYYAVRFITDPLNQNKLATLYVGIPSHYFRNLLDTGNPESRLSLADQKGRSIAVTGEADNDNEGSLLISEVRIPKVGWLLTSKTPRDSIDSHINREFLVSISVVGLFFLAFLILSMLWAGYMNKPISLLRTSVKQYVGGNRAVRIPVRGKDEVAVLSAAFNQMLDDMNQLLQQVESEQEEKRLLELQALAAQIRPHFLLNTLNSIKVDLLLSGDEPHGAMIDALMKLLRVYVHVDKPLELAEECRVLGSYVQVMQIRNRLDIAFECVLDGEAGAVMLPRLLLQPIVENAISHGFSARPQNPAIRLEAEMEQDLLKISISDNGRGMPEDKLQRLNRRLQGSEDTALWPEKGVGLVNTARRLEVLYGYRARLSAQAGTEEGMTFTLYIPITSEKEAVPLDDPDADR; from the coding sequence ATGAAATGGGTAAGCCGTTTTTCTTTCCATCGCCGGCTGCAGTTCACGTTCCTGATCCTGATCCTGCTGCCTTTTATTGTCGTTACCTTCTGGTCGTACACCTCCGTGAGAGAGAATGTGAGTGATAAGATCGCCCGTTCCAATGAGGAGACCCTGAAGGTGATCGGAAGTCAAATAGAGAAAACCGTAGACAGCATCTCGTTTGTCTCGGTTTATTTCTCTGAGGCGTATGATCCGGCCGTGCTGGAAAGTCTGCGTTATCTCAAAAACACCGGGAACTTCGGGAACTACGGAGTGTATACCCACTACAATAAACTCAAGACTACGGCCAATATCCTGTCCGTGCAGTCGCTGGATGCCGATCTGCAGATTATGCTGGTCAACCGGGAGAACCGGATTCTGATCGGCAACCAGGAGATCCCGGTCTTCTCGGAATTGCCGGAGCGTCTTCTGCAGGAGAGCGGCAGGCTGAATGAGCAGGAAAAAATATCGCTGCAATGGTTCCCCTACGGCGGCACCCCCGCTGCACCGGATTATTATTATGCGGTACGCTTCATTACCGACCCGCTGAACCAGAACAAGCTGGCAACGCTGTATGTGGGCATTCCGAGTCATTATTTCCGCAACCTGCTGGATACGGGCAATCCGGAGAGCAGGCTCTCGCTGGCGGACCAGAAGGGGAGAAGCATCGCTGTCACGGGTGAAGCGGATAATGACAACGAAGGCTCATTGCTGATTAGTGAGGTCCGCATCCCCAAGGTAGGCTGGCTGCTCACCAGCAAGACGCCCCGCGATTCTATCGACAGTCATATCAACCGCGAATTTCTGGTCTCGATATCGGTGGTCGGTCTGTTCTTCCTGGCATTTCTGATCCTGTCGATGCTGTGGGCCGGATATATGAACAAGCCGATCAGCCTGCTGCGGACCAGCGTCAAGCAGTATGTCGGCGGCAACCGCGCAGTGCGGATACCAGTCCGGGGGAAGGATGAGGTGGCGGTGCTGTCAGCCGCTTTTAATCAGATGCTGGACGATATGAATCAGCTTCTGCAGCAGGTCGAGAGTGAGCAGGAGGAGAAAAGGCTGCTGGAGCTTCAGGCGCTGGCGGCGCAGATCCGGCCCCATTTCCTGCTCAATACGCTCAATTCGATCAAGGTGGATCTGCTGCTAAGCGGGGATGAGCCGCACGGTGCCATGATTGATGCACTGATGAAGCTGCTGCGCGTGTATGTCCATGTGGACAAGCCGCTGGAGCTGGCGGAAGAGTGCAGGGTGCTTGGCAGCTACGTGCAGGTGATGCAGATCCGCAACCGTTTGGATATTGCTTTTGAATGTGTGCTGGACGGGGAGGCTGGAGCGGTGATGCTTCCGAGGCTGCTGCTGCAGCCCATTGTCGAGAATGCCATCAGTCACGGCTTCTCGGCCCGTCCGCAGAATCCGGCGATCCGGCTCGAAGCAGAGATGGAACAGGATCTGCTGAAGATCAGCATCAGCGATAATGGCCGGGGGATGCCGGAGGATAAGCTCCAGCGCCTGAACCGGCGTCTGCAAGGCAGTGAAGACACGGCGCTGTGGCCGGAAAAAGGGGTCGGGCTGGTGAACACGGCACGCCGGCTGGAGGTATTGTACGGATACCGTGCGCGGTTGAGCGCGCAGGCAGGCACAGAGGAAGGCATGACGTTTACCCTATATATCCCTATAACCAGTGAGAAGGAGGCGGTTCCCCTTGATGACCCTGATGCTGATAGATGA